The sequence below is a genomic window from Granulicatella elegans.
TACCAATCTAACAAAAAATCTTACCACAAAATCAGGTATCAAAGTGATGAATTATGTAAAGCAAATAAGCTTTCAGTCATTGATAAATACTATGAAGCTTACAAGAGAAAATATAAAACTGCTGGTAAATCTTGGTACGAATATGACCAAAACAAGAAAGGAAATTCTTGGAAGTCTAAACTGCAATTTGATATAGATAGAGTGATTAATAAGTCTAAATCATGGGAAGAATTTTTAGAAAATATGAAATCTCTTGATTATGAAATTAAGTTTGGTAAACACATTGCTTTTCGTCATAAAGATAAGAAAAGATTTACAAGAGCTAAGACTATCGGAGAAGATTATACTGAAGAAAAGATCAAAGAAAGAATAGATTTAGCTATAATAAATAAAGCTAATCCTATTAAAAAACGAGTAGGAAATGTTATTGATATATCTACTAATGAAAAAGCACAATCCTCTAAAGGTTACGAAGTCTGGGCAAGAAAACACAATATCAAAACAATGGCAGATTCAATAATTAAATTAAGAGAACAAGGCATTAATTCCATTACCCAGCTCGATGATCTGATCAAAAAATCTGCTGATGATAGACAAGACTTATTAGATAAAATAAAAAAATTTGAAACTGAGATGAAGAGTTTATCCAAAGATATGGAAAATATTTATACTATAAATAAGTATCGTGAAATATATAAATACCACAAGAAAAATCCTGAAGATAAGCAATTTGAAGAGGAGTATTATAGCGAACTTTCCGTCTATAAAATAGCCGCTAAAGAAATCTTAGAAAATTATAATAAGCTACCAAATACAAAAGAAATACTATCCAAGCTCGATAAACTGCAAGAAAAAAAGAACACCCTTATGCAAGAGTATTCTTTGAATAAAGAACAATTTTCTGACCTTGTTCAGTATAGAAAAAACTATGAAAATTATTATGGAAAGGAAGTGGAGAGATAGAAAGCTATAAGTGGATAAACTTATAGCTTTTTTAAAATTATTTACAAATTTTTATTCTAAACTTATTATCTTACTTAAAGAGATCCTACTAGATGACCTGCAAACATTGCTATAGGAAGTAATAAGATTAACAGAATATTCAATACTATGAACAACTTATTCTTTTCCTTTATCCCAAATATTAAACCTATTAGTCCAATAATTGGGCAGACAAACATTGATGTCAGTCCAGTTGGTCTTAAACTTGTATAGCTTTCAAAGATGTCTATAGGCAGTAGGTAGGAAATCACAAAAATCGTGAGTCCGAATAGAAATATCTTCTTGCTTAAATTTTCTTTCATAAAACCTCCTCTATTATTCTAAACTTCTAATTCTATCTACAAGGCTGTTTTGGCTATGCTTTTCATAGAACCTACCTGTAAATATTATCCCAATGATTATATTTACAAAGTTTACAAGTATAAGCGGCATGATTACAAATTTATAGGAAGTCCACTGAGTCTGTTCAATAAAATCCATCAAGATAAATTTATCTACAAGAAGCATAATGATGAAAGAAAATAGTA
It includes:
- a CDS encoding relaxase/mobilization nuclease domain-containing protein, translating into MAITKIHPIKSTLNLAIDYITKSEKTDEKILVSSFKCHPSTAHIQFMKTREDNDTKGTVLARHLIQSFLPGEVDPIKAHEIGMELCKKILKENYEFVLATHIDRGHIHNHIIFNNVNYKTGKCYQSNKKSYHKIRYQSDELCKANKLSVIDKYYEAYKRKYKTAGKSWYEYDQNKKGNSWKSKLQFDIDRVINKSKSWEEFLENMKSLDYEIKFGKHIAFRHKDKKRFTRAKTIGEDYTEEKIKERIDLAIINKANPIKKRVGNVIDISTNEKAQSSKGYEVWARKHNIKTMADSIIKLREQGINSITQLDDLIKKSADDRQDLLDKIKKFETEMKSLSKDMENIYTINKYREIYKYHKKNPEDKQFEEEYYSELSVYKIAAKEILENYNKLPNTKEILSKLDKLQEKKNTLMQEYSLNKEQFSDLVQYRKNYENYYGKEVER